In the Candidatus Eremiobacteraceae bacterium genome, one interval contains:
- the lepB gene encoding signal peptidase I, with product MTPSILIAVLCVLAIARAVLWIAPNAIPDDKSRAVTREYLDAFLIAGVVALLLMRYVIRTFYIPSGSMEPTLKINDVLLASEIQYGISNPQLGQIAVFIPPPELGTTDFIKRVMGTPGDRLRIHNGVVIRNGQPVNEPYLPAANHPDYELEIKNYDIWVDGIPLDPTRAQIPPKKDWQAPDRIPNGWYFMMGDNRNNSDDSHLWGFIARDKFVGHAFLVFWPFSDARLLH from the coding sequence ATGACGCCGTCCATCCTGATCGCCGTTCTGTGCGTCCTTGCGATCGCGCGCGCCGTCCTGTGGATCGCCCCAAACGCGATTCCCGACGATAAAAGCCGGGCGGTCACGCGCGAATATCTCGATGCGTTTCTGATCGCCGGTGTCGTCGCGCTGCTCTTGATGCGCTACGTCATCCGCACGTTCTACATCCCGTCGGGCTCGATGGAGCCGACGCTGAAGATCAACGACGTGCTGCTCGCATCCGAGATCCAGTACGGCATCTCCAACCCGCAGCTCGGACAGATCGCGGTGTTCATACCGCCGCCGGAGCTCGGCACCACCGACTTCATCAAGCGCGTCATGGGCACGCCAGGCGATCGCCTGCGCATCCACAACGGCGTGGTGATCCGCAACGGTCAGCCCGTGAACGAGCCCTATCTGCCCGCGGCGAATCATCCCGACTACGAACTTGAGATCAAAAACTACGACATTTGGGTGGACGGTATTCCGCTCGATCCGACGCGCGCGCAGATCCCGCCGAAGAAGGATTGGCAAGCGCCCGACCGCATCCCGAACGGCTGGTATTTCATGATGGGCGACAACCGCAACAATTCCGATGACTCGCACTTGTGGGGATTCATCGCGCGCGATAAATTCGTCGGACACGCGTTTTTGGTCTTCTGGCCGTTCAGCGACGCGAGATTGCTGCACTAG
- a CDS encoding substrate-binding domain-containing protein, translated as MTWFGRLGSLLAIVALASAGCTSGGNSGQSGSGQGASNASSAPQKTIGVSIQDLQAQFYEDMEIGMKSEASKLGYAISFVDANRDQAKQTAQVEDFISKGVSAIVLTPADSKAVGSSIAEANQANIPVFTADIANSSDKGVVIAHVASDNVEGGKVAADLLGKALGGQGTVAVIDQPEVTSVQDRVKGFRDELGLKYPNIKIVADQSAGGDQTRAATVMDNLLQTYPTLDGVFGINDNSALGALSAVKAAGKVGKIKIVGYDASPIAQKAIRAGDMVGDPQQHPDVIGKLTIDAIRDYFDGKTPKKVIPVPVGAYTGKSK; from the coding sequence GTGACTTGGTTCGGCCGGCTCGGATCATTGCTCGCTATCGTCGCGCTGGCGTCGGCCGGCTGCACGAGCGGGGGAAATAGCGGACAAAGCGGGAGCGGTCAGGGCGCTTCCAACGCCTCGAGCGCACCTCAGAAGACGATCGGCGTTTCCATTCAAGATCTGCAAGCACAGTTCTACGAAGATATGGAAATCGGGATGAAATCCGAAGCCAGCAAGCTCGGCTACGCCATCAGCTTCGTGGACGCGAACCGCGACCAAGCCAAGCAGACTGCGCAAGTCGAGGACTTCATCAGCAAGGGCGTGAGCGCGATCGTCCTGACGCCGGCCGATTCGAAAGCCGTTGGCTCGAGCATCGCCGAGGCCAACCAGGCGAACATTCCCGTCTTCACCGCCGACATCGCGAATTCGTCCGACAAAGGCGTCGTCATCGCGCACGTCGCGTCCGACAACGTGGAGGGCGGTAAAGTCGCCGCCGACCTTCTCGGCAAGGCGCTCGGCGGTCAAGGAACGGTCGCCGTCATCGATCAGCCGGAAGTCACGTCCGTGCAAGATCGCGTTAAAGGATTCAGAGACGAACTCGGCCTGAAATACCCGAACATCAAAATCGTCGCCGATCAATCCGCGGGCGGCGATCAGACGCGCGCCGCGACCGTGATGGACAATCTGCTGCAGACGTATCCAACGCTCGACGGCGTGTTCGGCATCAACGATAACTCCGCGCTCGGCGCACTGTCGGCGGTGAAAGCGGCCGGCAAGGTCGGCAAGATCAAGATCGTCGGCTACGATGCGAGCCCGATCGCCCAAAAGGCGATAAGAGCAGGCGACATGGTCGGCGATCCGCAGCAGCACCCGGACGTCATCGGCAAGCTCACGATCGATGCGATCCGTGATTACTTCGACGGCAAGACACCGAAGAAAGTCATCCCCGTTCCTGTGGGGGCCTACACCGGCAAGTCCAAGTAG
- a CDS encoding YifB family Mg chelatase-like AAA ATPase — MLAIGHAAALRGIDAIIVRVEVVGVPVAEPSIHIVGLADRSIQESKERVNAAIRSSGFLFPTYKIVANLAPADLRKAGAMFDLALALTILAMDQQIDARRLIDIVCLGELALDGSVKSVPGVLPSAIGVKHAGYRRLMVPAENLTEASLVDGLILHPVRTLQQAVDVVLGRGGPTVSSGGTQSFAAALDETLPYTEDFEDVRGQARAKRAMEIAAAGGHNLLMVGAPGSGKTMLARRMPSILPSMTREEALEVTKLFSVSGLLRHASRLVTTRPFRSPHHTVSANALIGGGSVPRPGEVSLANCGVLFLDELPEFPRGVLEVLRQPLEDGTVTVSRTAGTVTYPAKFMLVASLNPCPCGYNGDRLRGCTCSPHAIRKYLSKVSGPLLDRIDLHVDVPRLPYEDMANRAPAERSAVVRARVEAARAIQRLRLGGEGCNAAMPVKSLKEACQLDDAGRQLLGSAVARLHLSARAHDRILRVSRTIADLAASERVLPEHLAEAVGYRSLDRSLWAA, encoded by the coding sequence ATGCTTGCCATCGGACATGCGGCCGCGCTGCGCGGCATCGATGCGATCATCGTTCGCGTGGAAGTCGTCGGCGTGCCCGTTGCCGAGCCCAGCATCCACATCGTCGGCCTTGCGGATCGATCGATTCAAGAATCAAAAGAGCGGGTGAACGCTGCGATCCGATCTTCGGGCTTTCTGTTTCCCACGTACAAAATCGTGGCCAATCTCGCGCCCGCCGATCTGCGCAAGGCCGGGGCGATGTTCGATCTCGCGCTTGCGCTGACGATTCTCGCAATGGATCAGCAGATCGATGCGCGCCGCCTTATCGACATCGTCTGCTTGGGCGAACTCGCGCTCGACGGTTCAGTGAAGTCCGTTCCCGGTGTGCTGCCGTCGGCGATCGGCGTCAAGCACGCAGGCTACCGGCGTCTCATGGTGCCGGCAGAAAATCTGACGGAGGCATCTCTCGTAGATGGTTTGATCCTGCATCCGGTGCGCACGCTGCAGCAGGCGGTTGACGTCGTGCTCGGCCGCGGCGGCCCAACGGTGAGTTCGGGCGGTACGCAATCGTTCGCGGCGGCGCTCGACGAAACGTTGCCCTACACCGAAGATTTCGAAGACGTGCGCGGGCAGGCGCGCGCAAAGCGCGCCATGGAGATCGCTGCCGCCGGCGGCCACAATCTCCTGATGGTGGGTGCACCGGGCAGCGGCAAGACGATGCTTGCGCGGCGCATGCCGTCCATTCTCCCATCGATGACGCGCGAAGAAGCGCTCGAAGTCACGAAGCTCTTCAGCGTGAGCGGATTGTTGCGGCACGCATCGCGGCTCGTCACAACGCGCCCGTTTCGTTCGCCGCACCACACGGTCTCCGCGAATGCGTTGATCGGCGGCGGCTCGGTGCCTCGCCCGGGGGAGGTCTCACTCGCGAACTGCGGCGTGTTATTCCTCGACGAACTTCCCGAGTTTCCGCGCGGCGTTTTGGAAGTGTTGCGTCAGCCGCTTGAAGACGGAACCGTCACGGTTTCGCGCACGGCCGGCACGGTCACGTACCCGGCCAAGTTCATGCTCGTCGCCAGTTTGAATCCGTGTCCGTGTGGTTACAACGGCGATCGGTTGCGCGGTTGCACGTGCTCCCCGCACGCCATCCGCAAATATCTCTCCAAAGTTTCCGGACCGCTTCTCGACCGCATCGATCTGCACGTCGATGTGCCGCGCTTGCCGTACGAAGACATGGCGAACCGCGCGCCGGCCGAGCGATCGGCAGTGGTACGAGCGAGAGTCGAAGCGGCGCGCGCCATTCAGCGGCTGAGATTGGGCGGGGAAGGCTGCAACGCCGCGATGCCGGTCAAGTCGCTGAAAGAAGCCTGTCAGCTCGACGATGCGGGCCGACAGCTCTTGGGCAGCGCAGTCGCCCGGCTGCATCTTTCCGCGCGGGCGCACGATCGGATTCTCCGCGTGTCGCGTACGATCGCGGATCTTGCCGCGAGCGAGCGCGTCCTCCCCGAGCATCTGGCCGAAGCGGTCGGTTACCGCTCGCTCGACCGTTCGCTCTGGGCCGCTTGA
- the rplS gene encoding 50S ribosomal protein L19 — protein MDIKRVITDAQKKKQTVEFGPGDSVKVHSRVTEGNKERIQVFEGVVIERKHGGLSESFTVRRIAHGVGVERSFLVHSPRVEKVEVMRRGLVRRAKLFYLQDRIGSKATRIKERKS, from the coding sequence ATGGACATCAAACGCGTGATCACCGACGCGCAGAAAAAGAAGCAGACGGTGGAATTCGGCCCTGGCGATTCCGTCAAGGTGCATTCGCGGGTGACCGAAGGCAACAAGGAACGCATTCAGGTGTTCGAAGGCGTGGTCATCGAACGCAAGCATGGCGGCCTTTCCGAGAGCTTCACCGTTCGGCGCATCGCGCATGGTGTGGGTGTCGAGCGTTCGTTTCTCGTCCACTCGCCGCGCGTCGAAAAGGTCGAGGTCATGCGCCGCGGCCTCGTGCGCCGCGCCAAGCTGTTCTACTTGCAGGATCGGATCGGCAGCAAAGCGACCCGCATAAAAGAGAGAAAGAGCTGA
- a CDS encoding universal stress protein, with amino-acid sequence MNPQLFDPIGVTIAIIVAAAISATLYWMMHPPSSRTVRIAEHATTAAAQITGNILVAFSAAVSSEVLMALAAKMAYRTHAKLVAIYVIEVPLTLPVSAELPKDERRALEVLNAAAEIGRKSGLEISTRTVRDRQAGPAIIKAARDENAQLIVMGTYREHRYAGAPLAHLIEYVTTHAHVDVLIGVSANSETGSMFALGSLDAAASRVGKK; translated from the coding sequence ATGAATCCGCAGCTATTCGATCCGATCGGCGTCACGATCGCCATTATCGTCGCGGCGGCGATCAGCGCGACGCTCTACTGGATGATGCATCCGCCGTCCAGCCGAACAGTGCGGATCGCAGAGCATGCCACGACTGCTGCGGCGCAGATCACCGGCAACATCCTCGTCGCGTTCTCGGCTGCGGTCAGCTCGGAAGTGCTCATGGCGCTTGCCGCGAAAATGGCGTATCGGACGCACGCGAAACTCGTTGCGATCTATGTGATCGAAGTTCCATTGACGCTGCCGGTCAGCGCCGAACTGCCGAAGGATGAACGCCGGGCGCTTGAAGTGCTCAACGCCGCCGCCGAGATCGGCCGCAAATCAGGCCTCGAAATTTCGACCCGTACCGTGCGCGACAGGCAGGCCGGACCTGCGATCATCAAGGCGGCCCGCGACGAAAATGCTCAGCTCATCGTCATGGGAACGTACCGCGAACATCGCTACGCCGGCGCCCCGCTCGCGCACCTCATCGAGTACGTCACGACGCACGCGCACGTGGACGTCTTGATCGGCGTCTCTGCCAACTCCGAAACCGGAAGCATGTTCGCGCTCGGCTCGCTGGATGCAGCGGCGTCGCGCGTCGGCAAGAAATGA
- a CDS encoding protein kinase: MQIAADSVLANRYRIVNKIGSGGMAEVYRGMDHVLERDVAVKVLTERSDEVCRRFLLEAQSMARLNHPNIVAVYDVGVDRDMSYIILEYVRGTTMREADRTKISFDEAINITIQLLEALQYAHGQGIIHRDIKPGNIMLTGDGSLKVMDFGLARRMSDVSNLTQSGEIVGTIAYLPPERFLGKSGDRTSDLYSVGVLLYELLCGKLPFSHESDDLVAVMFSHVNDRPKPPRQINPLVPSALDRIIMRLLDKDPARRYPDAASLITDLKAVQVALAYRATKAPEPTTAEAATPAEALAQTPIAIPEPTVPGAPSPHAQEPAKKDHPSGGYLKGDLVTSKTFTAALARVMQGMIAARRQAWAEAADHYGSAVGMLTPLNHPSELARTYARLGHLYVAKAKASGTALPSDLAAAREYLNKALPVLREKRMFTDVKEAEAALRSIS; this comes from the coding sequence ATGCAGATCGCCGCAGACAGCGTCCTCGCTAACCGCTACCGCATCGTCAATAAGATCGGCAGCGGCGGCATGGCTGAAGTCTACCGCGGCATGGACCATGTGCTCGAGCGCGACGTGGCGGTGAAGGTCCTCACCGAGCGCTCGGATGAGGTCTGCCGCAGATTCTTGCTTGAAGCGCAGAGCATGGCGCGGCTGAATCATCCGAACATCGTGGCCGTGTACGACGTCGGCGTCGACCGCGACATGTCGTACATCATCCTTGAATACGTGCGTGGCACGACGATGCGCGAAGCGGATCGCACGAAGATCTCCTTCGACGAAGCGATCAACATCACGATCCAACTGCTCGAAGCGCTGCAGTATGCGCACGGTCAAGGCATCATCCACCGCGACATCAAGCCGGGCAACATCATGCTGACCGGCGACGGTTCGCTCAAGGTCATGGACTTCGGTCTGGCCCGGCGCATGTCCGACGTGTCGAACTTGACGCAGAGCGGCGAGATCGTCGGCACGATCGCGTACCTGCCGCCGGAACGCTTCTTGGGCAAATCGGGGGATCGCACGAGCGATCTGTATTCCGTCGGCGTGCTGCTCTACGAATTGTTGTGCGGCAAACTCCCCTTCTCGCACGAATCGGACGACCTCGTCGCAGTCATGTTCTCCCACGTCAACGATCGGCCCAAGCCGCCGCGCCAGATCAATCCGCTCGTGCCGAGCGCGCTCGACCGCATCATCATGCGCTTACTCGATAAAGATCCCGCGCGGCGCTATCCCGATGCAGCTTCGTTGATCACCGATCTCAAGGCCGTGCAAGTCGCGCTCGCGTACCGCGCGACCAAAGCTCCGGAGCCGACGACCGCGGAGGCGGCGACGCCGGCTGAAGCGTTGGCGCAGACGCCGATCGCCATTCCCGAACCGACCGTGCCGGGCGCACCGTCGCCGCACGCGCAAGAGCCCGCGAAGAAAGATCACCCATCGGGTGGATATCTCAAGGGCGATCTCGTCACGAGCAAGACGTTCACCGCCGCGCTCGCTCGAGTGATGCAAGGCATGATTGCAGCGCGCCGTCAAGCGTGGGCCGAGGCGGCGGATCATTACGGTTCGGCGGTCGGCATGTTGACGCCGCTCAATCACCCGTCCGAGCTCGCACGCACGTACGCGCGACTCGGCCACCTCTATGTCGCAAAAGCCAAGGCGTCCGGAACCGCGTTGCCGAGCGATCTCGCAGCCGCGCGCGAGTACTTGAATAAGGCGTTGCCGGTGCTGCGCGAAAAGCGCATGTTCACCGATGTGAAGGAAGCCGAAGCGGCCCTCCGCTCGATATCGTGA
- a CDS encoding GTPase, which yields MPARSAKPAKAAASWFPGHMAAGLRAVIENATVIDAVVEVRDARLPRATAATGLHPTLARKRRLIALNREDLADPAMTDRWLAALGREGLDAFATIGTHAGSLKRLRDALYSKRPRDGRLRVAVVGAPNTGKSSIINALGRRKRAAAQDRAGITRHVRWLRLAEGVDILDTPGVLPPRIVDEASAWQLALCGCLPETAYDPEEVVAHFETWVRRHRPSEAGQISLASFARQHGMIRRGGEPDGLNAARKFIARFRAGAFMRVTFEPSG from the coding sequence GTGCCCGCGCGCTCCGCTAAGCCTGCGAAAGCGGCTGCCTCGTGGTTCCCCGGCCACATGGCGGCCGGTCTACGCGCCGTCATCGAAAACGCGACCGTCATCGATGCCGTTGTGGAAGTCCGCGATGCAAGATTGCCGCGTGCTACCGCCGCGACCGGTCTGCATCCGACGCTTGCGCGCAAGCGCCGGTTGATCGCGCTCAATCGCGAAGATCTCGCCGACCCCGCGATGACCGACCGTTGGCTTGCCGCGCTCGGCCGCGAGGGCCTCGACGCGTTTGCGACGATCGGCACGCATGCCGGTTCGCTCAAACGATTGCGCGATGCGCTTTACTCGAAGCGGCCGCGCGACGGCCGATTGCGGGTCGCCGTGGTGGGCGCGCCAAACACCGGCAAATCGTCGATCATCAATGCGCTGGGCCGCCGCAAGCGCGCGGCAGCGCAGGACCGCGCGGGCATCACGCGGCACGTCCGCTGGCTGCGGCTTGCCGAAGGCGTGGACATACTTGATACGCCCGGCGTGCTGCCGCCGCGTATCGTCGACGAAGCCTCCGCCTGGCAACTAGCGTTGTGCGGCTGCTTGCCCGAGACGGCATACGATCCGGAAGAGGTCGTCGCGCATTTCGAAACCTGGGTCCGCCGTCATCGTCCGAGCGAAGCCGGCCAGATTTCGCTCGCTTCTTTTGCTCGTCAGCATGGGATGATCCGCCGCGGCGGCGAACCTGACGGCCTTAACGCGGCCCGCAAGTTCATCGCCCGCTTTCGTGCAGGCGCGTTCATGCGAGTCACATTCGAGCCATCTGGTTGA
- a CDS encoding sugar ABC transporter ATP-binding protein: MEAAPYLAMRGISKTYPGVHALDGVSFDVRAGEVHALVGENGAGKSTLMKILAGATPPDSGEIAIRGEAVNIRTPRDAERLGIAIIYQEFNLVPGLDVAANIFLGREPSRAGVIDARALDDQVKAVLKRLDLDLPLRAEIRTLAVAQQQMTEIAKALSVNARLIVMDEPSAALTPDEVEKLFTVIRTLKRDGVGIVYISHRIEEIFTIADRITVLRDGKLVETGDASSYKADDVIRLMVGRPLSAHFPDLPVPTKAEPRFAVRDLRVPRRDFGVTFEVRPGEIFGLAGLVGSGRTSLLRAVCGADVPAGGSVELDGVALHIRNPSDAIAAGLTFVTEDRKAQGLILGMSVRENVTLPHLARFVHLLVVDRREETEAVKKLSDELRIRTPSLEQLARNLSGGNQQKVVLAKWLLATAKVICFDEPTRGIDVGAKAEIYELMTRLAASGVAIVMASSELPEVLGMSTRIGVMRGGRIVKVFDRAEATQELVIRYATGAVAA; the protein is encoded by the coding sequence GTGGAGGCTGCGCCGTACCTCGCGATGCGCGGGATTTCGAAGACGTATCCCGGCGTGCATGCGCTCGACGGCGTGAGCTTCGATGTGCGTGCCGGGGAAGTCCACGCGCTCGTCGGTGAGAACGGCGCCGGCAAATCCACGCTGATGAAGATACTCGCAGGAGCGACGCCGCCCGATTCCGGCGAGATAGCGATTCGCGGCGAAGCGGTCAACATACGGACGCCGCGCGACGCCGAACGACTGGGCATCGCGATCATCTATCAAGAGTTCAATCTCGTTCCCGGCTTGGATGTGGCGGCGAACATCTTTCTCGGACGCGAGCCGAGCCGCGCGGGCGTCATCGACGCGCGAGCTCTGGACGATCAAGTGAAAGCCGTCTTGAAACGGCTCGATCTCGACTTGCCGTTGCGCGCGGAGATCCGCACGCTCGCGGTCGCGCAGCAGCAGATGACCGAGATAGCAAAAGCGCTCTCCGTCAACGCGCGCCTTATCGTGATGGACGAGCCGTCCGCCGCTCTGACGCCTGATGAAGTGGAGAAGCTCTTCACCGTGATCCGGACGCTCAAACGCGACGGCGTCGGTATCGTCTACATCTCGCATCGAATCGAGGAGATATTCACGATTGCCGACCGGATCACGGTCTTGCGCGACGGCAAGCTCGTGGAGACGGGCGATGCGTCGTCATACAAAGCGGACGATGTCATACGCCTCATGGTCGGCCGCCCGCTGTCCGCGCACTTTCCCGACCTGCCGGTCCCGACGAAGGCCGAACCGCGTTTCGCCGTGCGCGATCTGCGCGTGCCGCGCCGCGATTTCGGCGTGACGTTCGAGGTGCGGCCGGGCGAGATATTCGGTCTGGCCGGACTCGTCGGTTCCGGCCGCACTTCGCTCTTGCGCGCCGTGTGCGGCGCGGATGTGCCCGCCGGCGGAAGCGTCGAACTCGACGGCGTCGCGCTGCACATCCGCAATCCGAGCGACGCGATCGCTGCCGGCTTGACGTTTGTCACCGAAGACCGCAAGGCGCAGGGACTCATTCTGGGGATGAGCGTGCGCGAGAACGTCACCTTGCCGCATCTCGCCCGCTTCGTGCACCTCTTGGTGGTGGATCGCCGCGAAGAGACCGAGGCGGTTAAAAAGCTCAGCGATGAACTGCGCATCCGCACGCCATCGCTCGAGCAGCTCGCGCGCAACCTCTCGGGCGGCAACCAGCAGAAGGTCGTGCTCGCGAAGTGGCTGCTCGCCACGGCAAAGGTCATCTGTTTCGACGAGCCGACGCGCGGCATCGACGTGGGCGCCAAAGCCGAGATCTACGAGCTCATGACGCGGCTTGCGGCAAGCGGCGTCGCGATCGTGATGGCGTCGTCGGAGCTTCCCGAAGTGCTCGGCATGTCCACGCGCATCGGCGTCATGCGAGGCGGCCGCATCGTGAAGGTCTTCGATCGCGCCGAAGCCACGCAGGAGCTCGTGATCCGCTATGCGACCGGCGCGGTGGCCGCCTAG
- the lepB gene encoding signal peptidase I produces MSAYSPRLTDTDESAITRAPSFEEVLADDGRRLARRRRIIHIVSLVAEVAVLCGLILLLFWRMPQVDGKSMEPQLMDGEHVLIDTLAYDLRIGNPSSTDHPLVEIGLHPIARGDLVAFEMGAGDERRILLKRVAGLPGDTISIDNGAVAVNGVPFSASSNESLDRSNLAPLTVPAGDLYVLGDNRAQSVDSRSFGPIPIAAVIGRAKVVLWPLTRARALR; encoded by the coding sequence GTGTCCGCGTACAGCCCGCGCCTGACCGACACGGACGAATCCGCGATCACGCGTGCTCCGTCGTTCGAAGAAGTTCTCGCCGATGACGGACGCCGTTTGGCGCGTCGCCGCCGCATCATCCACATCGTCAGCCTCGTCGCCGAAGTCGCTGTCCTCTGCGGCCTCATCCTTCTCTTATTCTGGCGCATGCCGCAGGTCGATGGCAAGAGCATGGAACCGCAGTTGATGGATGGCGAACACGTGCTGATCGACACGCTCGCCTACGATCTGCGCATCGGTAATCCGTCGAGCACCGACCACCCGCTCGTGGAGATCGGTCTCCATCCGATCGCGCGCGGCGATCTTGTGGCGTTCGAGATGGGCGCCGGCGATGAGCGCCGCATCTTGCTCAAACGCGTCGCCGGTCTTCCCGGCGATACGATTTCGATCGACAACGGCGCGGTTGCAGTGAACGGCGTACCGTTCTCAGCGTCTTCAAACGAGTCGCTCGACCGGTCGAATCTCGCGCCGCTGACCGTGCCGGCGGGCGACCTCTACGTCCTCGGCGACAATCGCGCACAATCCGTCGACTCGCGGTCGTTCGGTCCGATACCGATCGCGGCCGTCATCGGCCGGGCAAAAGTCGTGCTCTGGCCGCTCACCCGTGCCCGCGCGCTCCGCTAA
- a CDS encoding ABC transporter permease, translating into MNLAPAARQTLMRVGIFIVGLVVLLVALNAWTHGDFLRPFNVSNVLKQIAVYAVLAVGQTFVIITAGIDLSVGSLIALTGVLMAGVMVGQPIEAVGLLIAIGVGVGAGGAAGAINGLPVVRFNLPPFITTLAMMLMARGLAFLYSGGRPIEIDNAAFNAIGGGTLFPGLGRLIGLPGIPAPVLVMLAVVVVGHFVLTRTRFGRYVYAIGGNEEAARLSGINVAGVKLSVYIISGALAGLASLLLAGRLSTGIPQSGDGYELQSIAAVVVGGTSLMGGRGSIVGTFVGALLIGVLNNLMNLLNVQSYAQEVVLGAVILIAVLLDELRKRYFASR; encoded by the coding sequence ATGAACTTGGCGCCCGCCGCTCGTCAGACACTGATGCGCGTCGGCATATTTATCGTGGGACTCGTCGTGCTTCTCGTCGCGCTCAACGCGTGGACGCACGGCGACTTCCTGCGGCCCTTCAACGTCAGCAACGTGCTCAAACAGATCGCGGTCTACGCGGTGCTCGCGGTCGGACAAACATTTGTCATCATCACCGCGGGCATCGATCTCTCGGTCGGCTCGCTCATCGCGCTCACCGGCGTGCTCATGGCAGGCGTGATGGTGGGTCAACCGATCGAGGCCGTCGGCCTGCTGATCGCGATCGGCGTCGGCGTGGGTGCCGGCGGCGCGGCGGGCGCCATCAACGGTCTTCCCGTCGTGCGTTTCAATCTGCCGCCATTCATCACAACGCTCGCGATGATGCTCATGGCGCGAGGTTTAGCATTCCTATATTCCGGCGGCCGGCCGATCGAGATCGACAATGCCGCGTTCAACGCGATCGGCGGCGGCACGCTTTTTCCCGGTCTCGGACGCCTGATCGGTCTTCCCGGCATTCCCGCGCCCGTGCTCGTGATGCTCGCGGTCGTCGTCGTCGGACACTTCGTTCTCACGCGCACGCGATTCGGTCGCTACGTCTATGCGATCGGCGGCAACGAAGAAGCCGCGCGGCTTTCCGGCATCAACGTCGCCGGCGTCAAACTGAGCGTCTACATCATCTCGGGAGCGCTCGCAGGTCTTGCAAGCCTCTTGCTGGCCGGCCGCTTGAGCACCGGCATACCGCAATCCGGTGACGGCTACGAATTACAATCGATCGCGGCAGTCGTGGTGGGCGGCACGTCGCTCATGGGCGGTCGCGGGTCGATCGTAGGGACCTTTGTCGGTGCGCTGCTCATCGGCGTCCTCAACAATCTGATGAATCTGCTTAACGTCCAGTCGTATGCGCAGGAAGTCGTCCTCGGCGCGGTGATACTGATTGCCGTACTGCTCGATGAACTGCGCAAGCGATACTTCGCATCCAGGTAA
- a CDS encoding ribonuclease HII, with translation MDAGERRRLSRMHRYERAAWENGATSVCGVDEVGRGPLAGPVTACAVVIAQPLILEHLNDSKVVTALRRVELDADIRRFAVDVSLGWADPEEIDAHNILNATRIAMGRALAGLRAAPAQVFVDAIHIPACQAPQTAIIGGDAKSAAIAAASIVAKVARDQYMEELDALYPGYGFAHNRGYGTEEHVAALHKLGPCPAHRRSFAPVVQTWLFAELLA, from the coding sequence ATGGACGCAGGCGAACGGCGGCGACTGAGCCGCATGCACCGCTACGAACGCGCCGCTTGGGAAAATGGGGCGACTTCCGTGTGCGGCGTCGATGAAGTCGGCCGCGGTCCTCTCGCGGGACCGGTGACGGCGTGCGCGGTGGTGATCGCACAGCCGTTGATCCTCGAACATCTCAACGATAGCAAAGTGGTCACGGCATTGCGCCGGGTCGAACTCGATGCAGACATCCGGCGTTTCGCCGTAGACGTCTCGCTTGGCTGGGCGGATCCGGAAGAGATCGACGCGCACAACATCTTGAACGCCACGCGCATCGCGATGGGGCGGGCGCTCGCGGGTCTGCGCGCCGCGCCGGCGCAGGTCTTTGTGGACGCGATTCACATACCGGCGTGCCAGGCGCCGCAGACGGCGATCATCGGAGGCGACGCCAAATCGGCAGCGATCGCCGCCGCAAGCATCGTCGCAAAAGTCGCGCGCGACCAATATATGGAAGAACTCGATGCGCTCTATCCGGGATACGGGTTTGCGCACAACCGAGGCTACGGCACCGAAGAGCACGTGGCCGCCTTGCACAAGCTCGGGCCTTGTCCGGCTCATCGTCGCTCGTTCGCGCCCGTCGTGCAGACGTGGCTCTTCGCCGAGTTGCTCGCATGA
- a CDS encoding YraN family protein, which yields MRPATLKPPVGTVGEALAAEYLTARGYHVLERNFRCRGGEIDVIALDGGTLVFVEVKLRRTLSRGSPLEAVTAVKQARVRKAAQQYLSLCGRVFARIRFDVICIMKSARTTDITHMKAAFSQS from the coding sequence ATGAGACCGGCCACGCTCAAGCCGCCGGTCGGCACGGTCGGCGAAGCGCTGGCGGCTGAATATCTGACCGCTCGCGGCTATCATGTGCTCGAACGGAATTTCCGTTGCCGCGGCGGCGAGATCGATGTGATCGCGCTCGACGGCGGCACACTCGTGTTCGTGGAGGTCAAGTTGCGCCGCACCCTTTCGCGCGGATCGCCGCTCGAAGCCGTGACGGCGGTCAAACAGGCCCGAGTCCGCAAAGCGGCACAGCAGTACTTGAGTCTTTGCGGCCGCGTCTTCGCGCGCATCCGATTCGACGTCATCTGCATCATGAAAAGCGCCCGAACCACCGATATTACCCATATGAAAGCCGCCTTTTCGCAGTCTTAG